A genomic region of Roseateles amylovorans contains the following coding sequences:
- a CDS encoding alpha/beta fold hydrolase: MTVVSRRLRALACFLVRFPVPSRTLQGSRPGPGRPVVGFTAVAAAAVVLAGCGGMPTTGSMRGINGPIVYTKVGEGEPTVVLQSGLGDGREPWAAVMQQLRERHSVFAYDRPGYGDSTGFTPVPRNPCGIATELHELLKSAGVKPPYLLVGHSIGGLYQYAYARQYPDEVAGIVLVDATHPLHLRRMQVEVPVMASMLENMSKRVFSGMMQTEFNMQTECVDALLQKPRPDVPVRVLTRTVYSPVEQASGFEAMVHALEPNWLPLVGGREIEPVTGAGHYIQRDKPGRVVQAVDAVADEIKIRAAARVAAASAASGAASTPAAAVAPTRTTGVAPATPTATGSVSAAAAASAASAPTR; the protein is encoded by the coding sequence ATGACGGTTGTGTCGCGGCGCCTACGGGCGCTGGCCTGTTTCCTGGTTCGTTTCCCGGTGCCTTCCCGCACCCTTCAAGGATCTCGCCCCGGTCCTGGTCGCCCAGTGGTCGGCTTCACCGCCGTGGCGGCCGCAGCCGTCGTGCTCGCGGGTTGCGGCGGCATGCCCACCACCGGCAGCATGCGCGGCATCAACGGCCCCATCGTCTACACCAAGGTCGGCGAGGGCGAGCCCACCGTGGTGCTGCAGTCGGGCCTGGGCGATGGCCGCGAACCCTGGGCCGCGGTGATGCAGCAGCTGCGCGAGCGTCACTCGGTGTTCGCCTACGACCGCCCCGGCTATGGCGACAGCACCGGTTTCACGCCGGTGCCGCGCAATCCCTGCGGAATCGCCACCGAGCTGCATGAGCTGCTGAAATCCGCCGGCGTGAAGCCGCCGTATCTGCTGGTCGGCCATTCGATTGGCGGGCTCTACCAGTATGCGTACGCGCGGCAATATCCGGACGAGGTGGCCGGCATCGTGCTGGTGGATGCCACCCACCCGCTGCATCTGCGCCGCATGCAGGTCGAGGTGCCGGTGATGGCCAGCATGCTGGAGAACATGAGCAAGCGCGTGTTCAGCGGCATGATGCAGACCGAATTCAACATGCAGACCGAATGTGTCGATGCGCTGCTGCAAAAGCCGCGCCCCGACGTGCCGGTGCGGGTGCTGACCCGCACCGTGTATTCGCCGGTCGAGCAGGCCAGCGGCTTCGAGGCCATGGTGCATGCGCTGGAACCGAACTGGCTGCCCCTGGTGGGCGGCCGCGAGATCGAGCCGGTGACCGGCGCCGGCCACTACATCCAGCGTGACAAGCCCGGTCGTGTGGTGCAGGCGGTCGATGCGGTGGCCGACGAGATCAAGATCCGCGCGGCCGCACGTGTGGCCGCGGCGTCGGCGGCGTCGGGTGCCGCGTCCACGCCTGCTGCCGCCGTGGCACCGACGCGCACCACCGGTGTCGCGCCCGCCACACCGACGGCCACCGGATCGGTCAGCGCAGCGGCTGCGGCCAGCGCCGCCTCCGCGCCGACCCGCTGA
- a CDS encoding glycosyltransferase family 4 protein, producing MTTAPIELEVDELPTRQRHFRVAVVTETYPPEVNGVARSIACVVQGLQARDHAVQLLRPRQAEVDRGAVPSINEVLMRGLPVPRYPHLRMGVVSKRTLVSLWASRRPDVVHIATEGPMGWSALQAARHLKLPVVSEFRTNFHAYAQHYGIGWLRRPLLAYLRKFHNRCHNTMVPNAALAGELMAQGFRHVSVIARGVDTQLFHPLRRSQTLRAQWGVAPGDPVLLHVGRLAAEKNLQLLADVWPAVRERHPRARLVLVGDGPARAELQQQLPDAIFAGMRHGEALAACYASGDLFVFPSVTETYGNVTPEALASGLPVMAYGYAAAGLLVRDGINGGLAPFNEAAAFRQRLLALLDTPQGLSGMREAARASAESLDWDGIVQGIEQVYAAAIDGTSVALRAGSQLSGMTAGAL from the coding sequence ATGACGACCGCGCCGATCGAACTCGAGGTGGATGAATTGCCCACCCGCCAACGCCACTTCCGCGTTGCGGTGGTGACCGAGACCTATCCCCCGGAGGTCAACGGCGTGGCCCGCAGCATCGCCTGCGTGGTGCAGGGCCTGCAGGCCCGGGACCATGCGGTGCAGCTGCTGCGTCCCCGCCAGGCCGAGGTCGACCGCGGTGCGGTGCCGTCGATCAACGAGGTGCTGATGCGCGGCCTGCCGGTGCCGCGCTATCCGCATCTGCGCATGGGTGTGGTGTCCAAGCGCACGCTGGTCAGCCTGTGGGCCAGCCGTCGTCCGGACGTGGTGCACATCGCCACAGAAGGCCCGATGGGCTGGTCCGCGTTGCAGGCGGCGCGCCATCTCAAACTGCCGGTGGTGTCGGAGTTCCGCACCAACTTCCATGCCTATGCGCAGCATTACGGCATCGGCTGGCTGCGCCGTCCGCTGCTGGCCTACCTGCGCAAGTTTCACAACCGGTGCCACAACACCATGGTGCCGAATGCCGCCCTGGCCGGTGAGCTGATGGCCCAGGGCTTCCGCCACGTCAGCGTGATCGCCCGCGGTGTGGACACGCAGCTCTTCCATCCGCTTCGCCGCAGCCAGACGCTGCGCGCGCAATGGGGCGTGGCGCCGGGGGATCCGGTGCTGCTGCATGTGGGACGGCTGGCCGCAGAGAAGAACCTGCAGCTGCTGGCCGACGTGTGGCCGGCGGTGCGCGAGCGCCATCCCCGCGCGCGATTGGTGCTGGTGGGCGACGGCCCCGCGCGGGCCGAGCTGCAGCAGCAACTGCCCGATGCGATCTTCGCCGGCATGCGCCACGGTGAGGCGTTGGCGGCCTGCTATGCCAGCGGCGATCTGTTCGTCTTCCCCAGCGTGACCGAGACCTACGGCAATGTCACGCCTGAGGCCCTGGCCAGCGGGTTGCCGGTGATGGCCTACGGCTATGCGGCGGCCGGGTTGCTGGTGCGCGACGGCATCAACGGCGGCTTGGCCCCGTTCAACGAGGCGGCGGCCTTCCGGCAACGCCTGCTGGCCTTGCTCGACACGCCCCAAGGTCTGAGCGGCATGCGCGAGGCGGCGCGGGCCAGCGCGGAATCGCTGGACTGGGACGGCATTGTTCAGGGCATCGAGCAGGTGTATGCGGCCGCCATCGATGGCACCAGCGTCGCACTGCGCGCCGGTTCCCAGCTTTCAGGCATGACCGCCGGCGCACTCTGA
- the lplT gene encoding lysophospholipid transporter LplT, with protein sequence MPPRFFTLIAAQFFSALADNALLIVGIALLREMGEPIWWAPLLKLCFTVAYVALAPAVGLVADAWPKVALMTWMNALKAAGVGAMALGLSPLAAFAVVGIAASCYAPAKYGLITEIVPSHRLVAANGWIEVSVVCSVLLGTLLGGLLVSPWWMTWVGALGTVTPLTASLLALLGVYALAALLQLRVPESGVIYDRGPSRPRAVLADFLRANAALWRDRQGGRLSLSMTTLFWGAGATLQLAVLQWAQEALGLRLNQGAYLQATVAIGVVVGAGLSGRWIALHHSLRVMPLGLMLGLLMLATPWVTSLGWALPAMVMVGAVGGAMVVPMNALLQHRGVQLLSAGRSIAVQGFNENCSILLMLGTYAALQAAGVPLVWLMSGLGLFVCLCVLMLMWRRRGQDVLTSECAGGHA encoded by the coding sequence ATGCCGCCACGCTTCTTCACCCTCATCGCAGCCCAATTCTTCTCCGCACTCGCCGACAACGCGTTGCTGATCGTCGGCATTGCGCTGTTGCGGGAGATGGGCGAGCCGATCTGGTGGGCGCCTCTGCTCAAGCTGTGTTTCACCGTCGCCTACGTGGCCCTGGCGCCGGCGGTGGGCCTGGTGGCGGACGCCTGGCCCAAGGTGGCGCTGATGACCTGGATGAATGCGCTCAAGGCCGCGGGCGTCGGCGCGATGGCCCTCGGGCTGAGTCCGTTGGCGGCGTTCGCGGTGGTCGGCATCGCGGCGTCCTGCTATGCGCCGGCCAAGTACGGCTTGATCACCGAGATCGTGCCCTCGCACCGCCTGGTGGCGGCCAACGGATGGATCGAGGTGTCGGTGGTGTGCTCGGTGCTGCTGGGCACGCTGCTGGGTGGGCTGCTGGTGAGTCCCTGGTGGATGACCTGGGTCGGCGCCCTTGGCACCGTCACGCCGCTGACCGCCTCCTTGCTGGCGCTGCTGGGTGTCTACGCGCTCGCTGCCTTGCTGCAGCTGCGGGTGCCGGAGAGTGGCGTGATCTACGACCGCGGTCCCAGCCGGCCCCGCGCCGTGCTGGCGGACTTCCTGCGCGCCAATGCGGCCCTGTGGCGCGATCGGCAGGGCGGACGGCTGTCGCTGTCGATGACCACGCTGTTCTGGGGGGCTGGCGCCACACTGCAACTCGCGGTGCTGCAGTGGGCCCAGGAGGCGCTGGGCCTGCGGCTGAACCAGGGCGCCTATCTGCAGGCGACGGTGGCCATCGGGGTGGTGGTCGGTGCTGGGCTGTCCGGACGTTGGATCGCGCTGCACCATTCCCTGCGGGTGATGCCGCTGGGCCTGATGCTGGGTCTGCTGATGCTGGCCACGCCGTGGGTGACGTCGCTGGGCTGGGCCCTGCCGGCGATGGTGATGGTGGGCGCGGTGGGCGGCGCGATGGTGGTGCCGATGAATGCGCTGCTGCAGCACCGCGGCGTGCAACTGCTCAGCGCCGGTCGATCGATCGCGGTGCAGGGCTTCAATGAAAACTGCAGCATCTTGCTGATGCTGGGCACCTATGCGGCCCTGCAGGCGGCCGGTGTGCCGCTGGTGTGGCTGATGAGCGGCCTGGGCCTGTTCGTCTGCCTGTGCGTGCTGATGCTGATGTGGCGCCGCCGCGGTCAGGACGTGCTGACCTCAGAGTGCGCCGGCGGTCATGCCTGA
- a CDS encoding ribonuclease catalytic domain-containing protein: MFALFEDAGKFFAGRILSEAESSMQIELESGKRVKVKAANVLIKFDKPSPAELIADGQRLAQEIDLDLAWEFAPETEFTFGDLARDYFDAKATLAQQAGALFRLFEAPHYFRRMGKGAFKKAPADIVKAALLGIERKKQVAAQIEQWTEELAQGRCPAPIADQIYKILFRPDKNGPEYKALVEAAKRSQKAPLDLLKDAGAINSPYQFHWKRFLFEHFPKGTGFPALSAPEIKDELPLAPVRAFSIDDSATTEIDDALSVQGLGSGTVIFGVHIAAPGLAIQPDSPVDKVARDRYSTVYMPGWKLTMLPDEVVQAYTLIEGRDCPAVSIYLTFDEATLELQSRETKLERVPIAVNLRHDKLDHVITDATLSGAAPADYAFADELAFAYRLAKDLKAKREVVRGKPENFNRPDYNFRLEGNADGEPDGSEQVRISIRARGTALDLIVAEAMILANSHWGAILAESGVPGIYRSQASLAPGIKVRMGTKPAPHAGMGVAQYTWATSPLRRYVDLVNQWQIIACARHGRTAALVAPFKPKDAQLFSVISGFEAAYSAYNGFQSGIERYWTLRHLQQQGLTELTASVMKDGLVRADELPLVFRALGCENLPRNAHVRVRITGLDELTLDVHASLIERLDEAAPAAESEGAESEEDEEPSGVLTLAIDLNADDSAPTDTAAAPASAS, from the coding sequence ATGTTTGCCCTCTTCGAAGACGCCGGAAAATTCTTCGCCGGCCGCATCCTGTCCGAAGCCGAATCCTCGATGCAGATCGAGCTCGAGTCGGGCAAGCGCGTGAAAGTAAAAGCCGCCAATGTCCTGATCAAGTTCGACAAGCCCTCCCCGGCCGAACTGATCGCAGACGGCCAGCGGCTGGCCCAGGAGATCGATCTGGATCTGGCCTGGGAGTTCGCCCCCGAGACCGAATTCACGTTCGGCGACCTGGCGCGCGACTATTTCGACGCCAAAGCCACCCTGGCCCAGCAGGCCGGAGCGCTGTTCCGCCTGTTCGAGGCGCCGCACTATTTCCGCCGCATGGGCAAGGGCGCGTTCAAGAAGGCGCCGGCCGACATCGTCAAGGCCGCGCTGCTGGGCATCGAACGCAAGAAGCAGGTCGCCGCGCAGATCGAGCAATGGACCGAGGAACTGGCCCAGGGCCGTTGCCCGGCGCCGATCGCCGACCAGATCTACAAGATCTTGTTCCGCCCTGACAAGAACGGCCCGGAATACAAGGCGCTGGTCGAGGCGGCCAAGCGCAGCCAGAAGGCGCCGCTGGACCTGCTCAAGGACGCGGGCGCGATCAACAGCCCCTATCAATTCCACTGGAAGCGCTTCCTGTTCGAGCACTTCCCCAAGGGCACCGGCTTCCCGGCGCTCTCCGCGCCCGAGATCAAGGACGAGCTGCCGCTGGCACCGGTGCGGGCCTTCTCGATCGACGATTCCGCCACCACCGAGATCGACGATGCGCTGTCGGTCCAGGGCCTGGGCAGCGGCACGGTGATCTTCGGGGTGCACATCGCGGCCCCGGGGCTGGCCATCCAGCCGGATTCCCCGGTCGACAAGGTGGCACGCGACCGCTACTCCACCGTCTACATGCCGGGCTGGAAGCTCACCATGCTGCCGGACGAGGTGGTCCAGGCCTACACCCTGATCGAAGGCCGGGACTGCCCGGCCGTCAGCATCTACCTGACCTTCGATGAAGCGACCCTGGAGCTCCAGTCCCGCGAGACCAAGCTCGAGCGGGTGCCCATTGCCGTCAACCTGCGGCATGACAAGCTCGACCATGTCATCACCGATGCGACGCTGAGCGGCGCCGCACCGGCCGACTACGCCTTCGCCGACGAACTGGCCTTTGCCTACCGGCTGGCCAAGGACCTCAAGGCCAAGCGCGAGGTGGTGCGCGGCAAGCCGGAGAACTTCAACCGGCCCGACTACAACTTCCGCCTCGAAGGCAATGCCGACGGCGAGCCCGATGGCAGCGAACAGGTGCGGATCTCGATCCGCGCGCGCGGCACCGCGCTGGACCTGATCGTGGCCGAGGCCATGATCCTGGCCAACAGCCACTGGGGCGCGATCCTGGCCGAATCCGGCGTGCCCGGCATCTACCGCAGCCAGGCCAGCCTGGCGCCCGGCATCAAGGTGCGCATGGGCACCAAGCCGGCGCCGCACGCTGGCATGGGTGTGGCGCAGTACACCTGGGCCACCTCGCCGCTGCGGCGCTATGTGGACCTGGTGAACCAGTGGCAGATCATTGCCTGCGCCCGCCACGGACGCACCGCCGCGCTGGTGGCGCCGTTCAAGCCCAAGGATGCGCAGCTGTTCTCGGTCATCTCCGGCTTCGAGGCCGCCTACAGCGCCTACAACGGCTTCCAGTCCGGCATCGAACGCTACTGGACCCTGCGTCATCTGCAGCAGCAGGGCCTGACCGAACTGACTGCCTCGGTCATGAAGGACGGCCTGGTGCGCGCCGACGAGTTGCCGCTGGTCTTCCGGGCACTGGGCTGCGAGAACCTGCCGCGCAATGCGCATGTGCGGGTGCGCATCACCGGCCTGGACGAGCTGACGCTGGATGTGCATGCCTCGCTGATCGAGCGCCTGGACGAAGCCGCCCCGGCCGCCGAGTCCGAAGGTGCCGAATCCGAGGAGGACGAAGAACCCAGCGGCGTGCTGACGCTGGCCATCGACCTCAACGCCGACGACAGCGCTCCCACCGACACCGCCGCCGCCCCCGCGAGCGCTTCCTGA
- a CDS encoding energy transducer TonB → MFKLSPLRPLHYALIVSAGLHLGLGALKIVAPEQFDRLFQDNALEVVLVNARGHEAPTQARALAQANLAGGGEQEAKVRATSPLPPSPKLEAGDSTEVQHSQIQNLQQAQEDLLTQVRRELALLPTPDPQRDKGTPEARQQAERRRQLVQLLAEIEKRVNEENARPRKRYVSPATREVVYAQYYDALRRRIESRGTRDFPTYQGRKLYGELTMNIHVDMRGRVVETDIVQSSGNKVLDRRAIAIVQASAPFGNFTQAMRKGAEVLVITSRFRFTREDGLETTLSAQPS, encoded by the coding sequence ATGTTCAAGCTCAGCCCACTGCGCCCGCTGCATTACGCGCTGATCGTCTCGGCCGGGTTGCACCTGGGCCTGGGCGCGTTGAAGATCGTCGCGCCGGAACAGTTCGACCGGCTGTTCCAGGACAACGCCCTGGAGGTGGTGCTGGTCAATGCCCGCGGGCATGAGGCACCGACGCAGGCCCGGGCGCTGGCCCAGGCCAACCTGGCCGGCGGCGGCGAGCAGGAGGCCAAGGTGCGCGCCACCTCGCCGCTGCCGCCCTCGCCCAAGCTGGAAGCGGGCGACAGCACCGAGGTGCAGCACAGCCAGATCCAGAACCTGCAGCAGGCGCAGGAAGACCTGCTGACCCAGGTGCGCCGCGAACTGGCGCTGCTGCCCACACCCGATCCGCAGCGCGACAAGGGCACGCCCGAAGCGCGTCAGCAGGCCGAGCGCCGCCGCCAGCTGGTGCAGTTGCTCGCCGAGATCGAGAAGCGGGTCAATGAAGAGAATGCGCGCCCGCGCAAGCGCTATGTCAGCCCCGCGACCCGGGAAGTGGTCTATGCGCAGTATTACGACGCGCTGCGCCGGCGCATCGAATCGCGTGGCACCCGCGACTTCCCCACCTACCAAGGTCGCAAGCTCTACGGCGAGCTGACGATGAACATCCATGTCGACATGCGCGGCCGGGTGGTGGAAACCGACATCGTGCAGAGCTCCGGCAACAAGGTGCTGGACCGCCGTGCAATCGCCATCGTCCAGGCCAGTGCGCCGTTCGGCAACTTCACCCAGGCGATGCGCAAGGGCGCGGAAGTGCTGGTCATCACCTCGCGATTCCGCTTCACCCGCGAGGACGGCCTCGAGACCACACTGAGCGCGCAACCGTCCTGA
- the aroE gene encoding shikimate dehydrogenase: MTAANPSPIDLYVVAGNPVGHSRSPEIHAAFAKQTGQSLHYDRLLCPLDGFEASLRAFVAGGGRGCNITVPFKFEAFRLAARHTPRALLAGAVNTMRFDEGAWLGDNTDGAGLVADIERNANRPLRDRRVLLIGAGGASAGVLGSLIVGRPAEVRVVNRSADKAIALIDTHRDWAAQHGVRLSAAGLDEVGDAHDVVINGTSASLSGAGVPLPPRDAPVLARGGIAVDMMYGPAAAAFLDWARAQAGDGGEMRDGLGMLVEQAAEAFFLWRGVRPDSARVLANLRAGREADA; encoded by the coding sequence ATGACCGCCGCGAATCCGTCCCCCATCGACCTGTATGTGGTCGCTGGCAATCCGGTCGGCCACAGCCGATCGCCCGAAATCCACGCCGCCTTCGCCAAGCAGACCGGCCAGTCGCTCCACTATGACCGGCTGCTCTGCCCGCTGGACGGCTTCGAGGCCTCGCTGCGCGCCTTTGTGGCCGGCGGCGGTCGCGGCTGCAACATCACCGTACCGTTCAAGTTCGAGGCTTTCCGCCTCGCCGCCCGTCACACGCCGCGCGCGTTGCTGGCCGGCGCGGTCAACACCATGCGCTTCGACGAAGGCGCCTGGCTGGGTGACAACACCGACGGCGCCGGCCTGGTGGCCGACATCGAACGCAATGCCAACCGCCCGCTGCGAGACCGGCGGGTGCTGCTGATCGGCGCCGGTGGCGCATCGGCCGGGGTGCTGGGCAGCCTGATCGTCGGTCGCCCGGCGGAGGTGCGAGTCGTCAATCGCAGCGCGGACAAGGCCATCGCCCTGATCGACACCCATCGCGACTGGGCCGCCCAGCACGGCGTGCGGCTGTCCGCCGCCGGATTGGACGAGGTGGGTGACGCCCATGATGTGGTGATCAATGGCACCAGCGCGTCGCTCAGCGGCGCGGGCGTGCCACTGCCCCCGCGCGACGCCCCGGTGCTGGCGCGCGGCGGGATCGCGGTCGACATGATGTACGGCCCCGCCGCGGCGGCTTTTCTGGACTGGGCACGCGCTCAGGCCGGCGACGGCGGCGAGATGCGCGACGGGCTGGGCATGCTGGTCGAGCAGGCGGCGGAAGCCTTCTTCCTGTGGCGCGGGGTGCGCCCCGACAGCGCCCGGGTGCTGGCCAACCTGCGGGCGGGCCGAGAGGCCGATGCATGA
- a CDS encoding transglycosylase domain-containing protein: protein MRQALRLVLMLVVSVVCLQIFFAARIALMGALPPQSTSFQRSEAMRLLREKGEILWAQHWVDDDQISVHLKRAVIASEDASFNEHNGVDWDALEKAWERNQKEQERVEKRILRLAQGEKRAARPAQVASTKPPPVAKIVGGSTITQQLAKNLFLSSERTMVRKAQEFVLTFMLEALLDKRRILEIYLNNVEWGEGIFGAQASARHYFRVDASRLSPNQAARLAVMLPAPKRFEKLPRSAYVNGRAGTIEARMGGVELP, encoded by the coding sequence ATGAGACAGGCTCTGCGTCTGGTGCTGATGCTGGTCGTCAGCGTGGTCTGTCTGCAGATCTTCTTTGCGGCGCGCATCGCGCTGATGGGGGCCCTGCCGCCGCAGTCCACCAGTTTCCAGCGCAGCGAGGCGATGCGCCTGCTGCGCGAGAAGGGCGAGATCCTGTGGGCGCAGCATTGGGTCGATGACGACCAGATCAGCGTGCACCTCAAGCGCGCGGTGATCGCCAGTGAAGACGCCAGCTTCAACGAGCACAACGGCGTCGATTGGGATGCGCTGGAAAAGGCCTGGGAGCGCAATCAGAAGGAGCAGGAGCGGGTCGAGAAACGCATCCTGCGACTGGCGCAAGGCGAAAAACGCGCCGCACGGCCGGCGCAGGTCGCCTCGACCAAGCCGCCGCCGGTCGCCAAGATCGTCGGCGGATCCACCATCACCCAGCAACTGGCCAAGAACCTGTTTCTCAGCTCGGAACGCACCATGGTCCGCAAGGCCCAGGAGTTCGTGCTGACCTTCATGCTGGAAGCGCTGCTGGACAAGCGCCGGATCCTGGAGATCTATCTCAACAACGTCGAGTGGGGCGAAGGCATCTTCGGCGCCCAGGCGTCGGCCCGGCACTACTTCCGGGTGGACGCCTCGCGGCTCAGCCCCAATCAGGCCGCGCGCCTGGCGGTGATGCTGCCGGCGCCCAAGCGCTTCGAGAAACTCCCCCGCTCCGCCTACGTGAATGGCAGAGCGGGCACCATCGAGGCCCGCATGGGCGGGGTGGAGTTGCCATGA
- a CDS encoding TlpA family protein disulfide reductase → MQRRQLLTLAAAGGVAAAGGAYLSLRHHGDGTAERAGGGAAQLPPLDQLSAEAQLFWRASFDALDQQPYPAAALRGRPLLLNFWATWCAPCIKELPEINQFHDEFSAKGWQVLGLAVDAPTPVKGFLAKLPLKFPVALAGLTGTDLSKQLGNQKGGLPFTVAFNAQGEPIWRKLGATHLEELRQMAAGAKT, encoded by the coding sequence ATGCAACGCAGACAACTGCTCACCCTGGCAGCGGCGGGCGGCGTCGCCGCCGCTGGAGGCGCCTATCTGTCACTCCGCCACCATGGCGATGGAACTGCGGAGAGGGCCGGTGGCGGCGCCGCCCAGTTGCCGCCGCTGGATCAGTTGTCCGCTGAAGCGCAGCTGTTCTGGCGCGCCAGTTTCGATGCGCTGGATCAGCAGCCCTATCCTGCGGCCGCCCTCCGGGGCCGCCCGCTGCTGCTCAATTTCTGGGCGACTTGGTGCGCCCCCTGCATCAAGGAATTGCCGGAGATCAATCAGTTTCACGACGAGTTCAGTGCCAAAGGCTGGCAAGTACTCGGTTTGGCGGTGGACGCGCCGACGCCGGTCAAGGGCTTCCTGGCCAAGCTGCCGCTGAAGTTCCCGGTGGCCCTGGCTGGTTTGACGGGCACCGACCTGTCCAAGCAGCTCGGCAATCAGAAGGGCGGACTTCCCTTTACCGTCGCCTTCAATGCGCAAGGCGAACCGATCTGGCGAAAACTGGGCGCCACCCATCTGGAAGAACTTCGTCAGATGGCCGCTGGCGCCAAGACCTGA
- the aroQ gene encoding type II 3-dehydroquinate dehydratase, whose protein sequence is MQILVVHGPNLNLLGSREPEVYGAHTLAQIDADLSQKARDAGAQLESFQSNHEGALVDRIQAAGRDGTRFIIINPAAYTHTSVAIRDALAAVALPFVEVHLSNIHRRESFRHHSYMSELAVGVICGLGPLGYTLALQYALSRRDVL, encoded by the coding sequence ATGCAGATTCTTGTTGTTCACGGCCCCAACCTCAACCTCCTCGGTTCCCGAGAACCTGAGGTCTATGGTGCGCACACTTTGGCGCAGATCGATGCCGATCTCAGCCAGAAGGCGCGTGATGCCGGCGCTCAGCTCGAAAGCTTCCAGAGCAACCATGAAGGTGCGCTGGTCGACCGCATTCAGGCGGCAGGTCGCGACGGTACTCGCTTCATCATCATCAATCCGGCGGCCTACACCCACACCAGCGTCGCGATCCGCGATGCGCTGGCGGCGGTGGCGCTGCCTTTTGTTGAGGTGCATCTGTCCAATATCCATCGACGAGAGTCCTTCCGGCATCACAGCTACATGTCGGAACTCGCCGTGGGCGTGATCTGCGGCCTGGGCCCCTTGGGCTACACGCTGGCCTTGCAGTACGCGCTGAGCCGCCGCGACGTGCTCTAG
- the accB gene encoding acetyl-CoA carboxylase biotin carboxyl carrier protein codes for MDLRKLKTLIDLVSESNISELEITEADGKVRIVKSDGQPVVAAMPLMQQPQPQVAAQAAAPVAAAAPAAAPAPAAETGHIVKSPMVGTFYRASSPNAKPFAEVGQQVKEGDAICIIEAMKIMNEIEADKTGTIVKVLAENGQPVEFGQPLIVIE; via the coding sequence ATGGATTTGCGCAAGCTCAAGACCCTGATCGACCTCGTGTCCGAGTCGAACATTTCTGAACTTGAAATCACCGAAGCCGATGGCAAGGTGCGCATCGTCAAGTCCGATGGTCAGCCCGTCGTGGCCGCCATGCCGCTGATGCAGCAGCCGCAACCGCAGGTCGCCGCTCAAGCGGCTGCCCCGGTGGCCGCCGCCGCGCCGGCCGCCGCCCCGGCTCCGGCAGCCGAAACCGGCCACATCGTGAAGTCCCCGATGGTCGGCACCTTCTACCGCGCCTCCAGCCCCAACGCCAAGCCGTTCGCCGAAGTCGGCCAACAGGTCAAGGAAGGCGACGCGATCTGCATCATCGAAGCGATGAAGATCATGAACGAGATCGAAGCCGACAAGACCGGCACCATCGTCAAGGTGCTGGCCGAGAACGGCCAACCGGTGGAATTCGGCCAGCCGCTGATCGTCATCGAGTAA